The stretch of DNA ACACATAAGGATTATGTACAGGATGCTTCTCATTTAAAAGAAAAGTTTTGGAGAGAAACCCCCCATAAGAGACGTGAAGCATTAATGCCATTTTTTTGGAATGAAGTTGTTGAAATGGGGCAAATTCATGGTAACAGAACGTTAGGGAGTAAGATGGATTTAACTAACACCATGTGGTTTTCTTACCCTGGATACAATGAAATCCTTTCTGGAAAAGCTGATGATAAGAACATTGCTAGCAATGATAAAATAAACAACCCCAACAAAACAGTTTTAGAAATCATCAATAATTTGCCACAGTATAAAGGAAAAGTAGTTGCTTTTGGGAGCTGGGATGTGTTTCCTTATATTATCAATGAAGAACGCTCAGGAATTCCTGTTAATGCTGGTTTTGAAATTGCGAAAGGAAGTGATTTATCGGATATAGAAAAGTTTTTAAATGAGCTACAGCCTGAGATTCCCAGACTTTGGGAAACGGTTCGTCTGGATGCGTTTACGCATCATTATGCTGTAGAGTATATAAAAAGAGTTCACCCTAAAGTCGTTTACATTTCATATGGAGAAACAGACGATTTTGCCCATGATGGGAACTATGAGGCTTATTTGAAATCTGCACATAATACGGATGCTTTAATAAAAGAATTATGGGAATTTACTGAGAAAGATGAATTCTATAAAAACAATACGGTATTTATTATTACTACAGACCATGGAAGAGGAACCCAGCCATTGGAAACATGGAAAAGTCATGGAAGTGAAATTAAAGGTGCTGGACAAGTATGGATGATAGCTTTTGGAAAAAACATTAAAAACCTAGGTGAAGTTACACATGCAGAACAATTATATAGTAATCAAATAGCACCGACTATTTTGACTGTTTTAAATATCAAAAACGGTATTAACGTAATGAAAGGTGAACCCCTAGAAATATCAGAAAAATAGTTTTTTAATAAGTTTTTTTGTGATATTTAGTTAAATAAACATGACTTAAAATAAGCGACTTTTATATCAAGTTTGAATTTATAATAATTTGAACGAGTTTAGCTTTTAGCCGATGCTTATTGTAAGTATCGGTTTTTATTTGTGTTATAAGACGTTGTTTTTAATAAAAAAACAACCTAATAGGTTGAAGGGTCGTAAACGATGGATAAAAAGTAAAGCTTATTAGGAGCAGTTAAATACGATCAACACCAGTTCTGTTATAAAATGCGATATAAATAATTTGAACTAGTGAAAAATAAATAAATTATATGTTGGATTTTATAATAGAAATGGTATAATATAAGAAATGAAGAACAGAAATTATTTAGTAGAAGCTTGTGTAGAAGGATTGAATCAGGCAATACGTGCGGAGAAACAAGGAGCAGATCGTATTGAGCTCTGCGCACGTTTAGATTTGGATGGTGTCACACCAGAAGTTGAAATGATCAAAGCAGTTTTTCAGAATTGTAAAATACCAATTAGGGTCATTATACGTCCACGAGAGGGTGGTTTTGTTTATTCAGTCTCAGAGTTGGATCAAATGAAGGAAAGTATTCGAGTTTGTAAAGATATAGGTGTTGAGGGTGTGGTTTTTGGAATGACGACTAAGGAAAATACACTTGATATTTCGGCAATTGATGCCTTGACACGTATTGCTACTCCGCTTAAAGTGACGATTCATAAAGCGATTGATACTGTGTCTGACCCACTGAATGAATTAGGCAGGCTAATGAGAATAGGTGGTATTGATGCCATACTCACTTCGGGTAAGTCACCAACCTGGGAAGAAGGCCAAGAATTGATTAAGGAACTTATTAAAAAAGCAGCGAATCAGATACAAATTATTGCCTGCGGTAAGGTTACCGATGAAAATATCATGACAGTACATGGAAGGATTCAATCTAGTGCTTATCACGGTAAACGCATTGTTGGGGAGTTATAAGACTGTAAGGGAGACAGAAATTTTTTAAACGAACAAACCTTGTGTTATTGATCGTGTTGGTTTTAGCTGGTTGTGGAAACAAATCAGATTAGAAAAATAAAAGTAAAGAGCTTCCAATAATTGCTATAATTATGAGAAAAATGCTTCCCAGTAAAATTAAAAGTATTACAATTAGTATCTCTGCTTTTTTTCTATGCATAGGACGATAACCATTTGATAATCATTGTTTTTTAGTCTTGTTGAACACTTTTAGAGGAGTTACTTTAGTGTATATGTGATTTTCTGTTAATTGTTATTTTATTATACCATTAAGAATTTAGTAGAAACCAAAACAAAAATATTGGAAGAGATTAAAGACCTTCTTAAATGAGCTTATCGAAAAGGTAAAGCTTTTGAGAAAGGAAAGGCATTTGTATTATCGGATGATTTTAACGCTGATTATTTGTAATCATTTAAAATAGAGGAAGTTAAAATTTAATTCATTTTTATTATTAATATTATATATCTTTGCCCATAAAATAAAAAGGAAGGATTATTTTTTATATGTAGATACCTTTTTGTTAAAAAAAATAGCTAATCAATACAATCTAGTAACAGATTAAAACTTGTATTTCAACGATGATTTATAGCGTTTCATGGATGTTTTTTTACGAATAATGATATATTTTTTTTGTGAACTCGCTTTTTTTAATACATTTGTTACCCCATGACAGTACAAAATAAAAGAATACTAGCCTCAGTCTTATTTGTATTAATAAGCTTTGCTTGTTTTGCTCAAGATCCACCACCACCACCAGGGCCTCCTCCGGGTCTTCCTATTGATGGAGGGGTGTTAATGGGTATAATTTTCGCTTTATTTTATGGCGTAAGAAAGTTGTTGATTAAGAATAAGAATCATTAATTGTTACTTAGTAACTAGTCGGAAACAGACTAATTTTATAAAAAGAAACTTTTTTAATTTTGTGCTAGACACTACTTATTCAATGACACTAATTTAGCGACATACTTTCCTAAAACATCAAACTCTAAGTTTACAGTAGTACCTATTTTAAAAGTATTAAAATTAGTGTGATTATATGTATAAGGTATAATGGCAACACTAAAGGTGTCTTTTTTTGAATTTACAACCGTTAAACTAGTGCCATTAATTGTTATAGATCCTTTTTCTATAGTCATGTTATTAAGAGAAGCATCATAAGCAAACGTAAATACCCAACTGCCATTTGCTTCTTCTATCTTAGTACAGGTTGCTGTTTGGTCTACATGACCTTGTACTATATGCCCGTCAAGCCTATCTCCCAATTTCATGGCACGTTCTAAGTTCACTTTATCGTTAATTTTTAAAGTATTAAGACTTGTTTTGTCTAGTGTTTCTTTTATAGCTGTAACTGTATATTCATCATCATTAATATTTACAACCGTTAAACATACACCATTGTGAGCCACACTCTGATCAATCTTTA from Flavivirga spongiicola encodes:
- a CDS encoding sulfatase-like hydrolase/transferase; this translates as MKRTQVLTIIFSLFVYVLVAQKISKTETKVILITLDGLRWQELFSGADSLLITHKDYVQDASHLKEKFWRETPHKRREALMPFFWNEVVEMGQIHGNRTLGSKMDLTNTMWFSYPGYNEILSGKADDKNIASNDKINNPNKTVLEIINNLPQYKGKVVAFGSWDVFPYIINEERSGIPVNAGFEIAKGSDLSDIEKFLNELQPEIPRLWETVRLDAFTHHYAVEYIKRVHPKVVYISYGETDDFAHDGNYEAYLKSAHNTDALIKELWEFTEKDEFYKNNTVFIITTDHGRGTQPLETWKSHGSEIKGAGQVWMIAFGKNIKNLGEVTHAEQLYSNQIAPTILTVLNIKNGINVMKGEPLEISEK
- a CDS encoding PID-CTERM protein-sorting domain-containing protein, translating into MTVQNKRILASVLFVLISFACFAQDPPPPPGPPPGLPIDGGVLMGIIFALFYGVRKLLIKNKNH
- a CDS encoding riboflavin synthase; translated protein: MFTGIIEDMGVVSNLKEELDNLHISIKSNITTELKIDQSVAHNGVCLTVVNINDDEYTVTAIKETLDKTSLNTLKINDKVNLERAMKLGDRLDGHIVQGHVDQTATCTKIEEANGSWVFTFAYDASLNNMTIEKGSITINGTSLTVVNSKKDTFSVAIIPYTYNHTNFNTFKIGTTVNLEFDVLGKYVAKLVSLNK
- a CDS encoding copper homeostasis protein CutC, producing the protein MKNRNYLVEACVEGLNQAIRAEKQGADRIELCARLDLDGVTPEVEMIKAVFQNCKIPIRVIIRPREGGFVYSVSELDQMKESIRVCKDIGVEGVVFGMTTKENTLDISAIDALTRIATPLKVTIHKAIDTVSDPLNELGRLMRIGGIDAILTSGKSPTWEEGQELIKELIKKAANQIQIIACGKVTDENIMTVHGRIQSSAYHGKRIVGEL